AAAGCAGAAAACTGACACAGCAAAATGTCAGCCCAACATCATACCGACAACGCCAAGCtgattttcagaaattttattcCGTTGACGAAGCAAATACGTTCACCTACTCCCATGATATCCCAGGTTTAGTGAAAAAATTGGGAATGGATTATATCGCTGGCGACTGGCGTTTATTTATCGATGGTTCAGTTTCAAGTTTGAAGGCTGTGCTATTGCACAAAACGAACAAAAAACCGTCCATTCCATTGGGATTCAGCACAACTATGAAGGAAACGTATGAAACATTGGGCgaaattttggagaaaatcaACTACAATGTACACAAAtggattaatttattaattaatttttaaattattatttgatctACCATGACCATACGAATGATGCAGAAGTTCTTCTTTTTGGGGCTACTTTCATAAACAATTATCAGAATTGAGTCCCGAAATCATGTGTTGTACTGtgttattttacaaatttgaaTGATATCGTATATTGTAATGACATTTCTGggcttttaaatttaatgggCCCTCCAGAATATCAACCACAAGACTGGCGACTATTCATAGATAGTTCTAAAAGAAGTTTGAAATGTGTGTTATTGCATAACAGAAAAGTGTTAGCATCAATCCCAATAGGTCATTCCACTATACTTATGgaagaatataaaaacatcaagcttgttttagaaaaaatttcatACGATCAACATCAATGACAAGTGTgtgtagatttaaaaatggtaaaCTTTTTATTGGGGCAGCAAAGTGGATACACAAAATATCCTTGCTTTCTATGTCTGTGACCAGGAAAGTCTGACCATCGAGACTTAACATGGATGTAGGAAAAGCAAACATCATCGAAGAACCATTAATAAGTCGCGAAAAAGTTATCCTGCCTCCCCTCCATATAAAACTTGGACTTATGAAACAATTCGTGAAAGCTTTAGATAAGAACGGCGACTGcttcaaatatatttgtgAATCATTTCCTGGTCTCAGTATCGAGAAGTTAAAAGCAGGTATTTTTGACGGTCCCAAAATTCGTTCCCTTATTAAAAACCAAGATTTTAAAAACCATATGAATCAAGTTGAATCGGAAGCATGGTCAAGCTTCGTATTGgctgtcgaaaattttttaggaAACCACAAAGCTGAAGCACATTATGAATTGGTAGACAACATGcttaaaaaattccaaaaactgGGAGTTAACTGCATTACTTGCACAGCCATTTAGACAAATTTCCAGATAATTTGGGTGACTACAGCGAAGAACAAGGGGAGCGGTTTCACCAAGATATCAAGATTATGGAAAAGAGATATACCAAAAGGGACCACCATATGATGGCGGATTATTGCTGGAATTTACAGAGAGATTGCCTTAATCAAAAACACAATAGAAAATCACAcagaaaacgattttcttaaaagttatcgatttgtttttgtttattatagttaattttgttttacgTTTTGTTTTAAGTCTAAtggataaataattttaaaatatagatttcaacaatattctcttttctcaaaatttaattttctgtataaattaatactttatctcaaaaactagagtcaattcaacaaataaattactatttttatattcaGTGGACCAAAATGAACCAAAATTGACTGAGATATCTCATGCCGCAGAATTACTGTTTCTTTATATATATTAcaaatgtaaacaaaaatttatttgatatgaAATGAAAATAGCAAGTCGActtaaattcgattttttagctttatttatCAACATGTTTCAGTTTCTTTCTGTACATAAGATATAAAAAGGTTAAAACGTCCAGTCCTCGTAAAAGGATTCCGCACTGTCCCTGCTTATCACGTGTTTGGAAATGTCGCGTCGCGATCGTCGTCGTCGACGTCAGTTTGCGTCGCGGCGTTACGGCTCGAAGGGACATCGAGCGGTGTACAAGTGGTCCTCAAGAAGTGCCGGGGGCGCCTCCGTCGGTAAGGTTCCCACTCGGCGTGGCACATGTGTCAGTGCGTCACGATGACGTCCGGTGCCGATTTAGTTGTTTGAACACTATACGGACGTCTTTTTTCTTCTGATCGACTTTTTTcgatttcaattttcgccTCTGCCCTGTATTTACCTTCCtttttataaccaaaagtACTGAAAGGCGCTGGAGGACTCGGCTTTGAATTTGCAGAGGCCACGCTATGATTTGGAGTACTATGTTCACTTCCGTACGGGTGGAAGAGACTTTCTCTTGTTTGGCACGCACTATCGCACATTTCCGGTTGCTGCTGTTGTTGTTGGTGGTCGTCTTCGTCGAATTGGGTGGCCGCGGTTGTTTGATATGCTTCTCCGTTTACGGCGCCGCTACCACCGTTGCGTTCATTACGAATGATAATTGGTAACAATTCCCCTGGTACATAACAAGGAGTGTTAACCATTGCGTTAGCTGTTGGGTATCGTTGAGAATCTGAACTTTGTGTGCTATTTGACCGAGATCGTCCTAGTTTGGCAATTTTcttctcaatttgttcttgtttACCCAGTTCGTTTAATTGATGTTCTCTACTCTGCCTTaaatattcctaaaaaaaaataattgaagcAAAAAAAGctacatttttgtaaaataccTGTATAGTCCTATGATCCCTGATAAGTTTTTTGAcgcaattaaacaaaaacgtGAAACACATTCCGGATAAAATTAGCGAAAATATCACCATGATGATTATTATGTGGTTTTCTCCTACTGGAAAATTGTCCCTTTTCTAAAACAGAGCAATAagcaaaaaacaacaaaaaatatacattgttatttaaaaactacaAAACACTACTTCTAAGTAAATCCACAAAGAAAAACGAAACGTGTAAAacacatcaaattaaaaactttcagGATATGTTTCTGGAAAAAGTACTAAAAACTatgttgataaaaaataaaaactaacaCAAGGTGTGTCTGTCCACTTGTGTTCACACGCGGCAAATAATAACTGAAgaggtaaaaaaatatactgCCTCCTAGCCACATGAGAAAGAACAAAGCGCAGCAGCTCGgtgtataaagaaaaatatagagcgcaagaaatgaaaataaaaaggaaaaaaaaagacGAAGCAAATCTGCGGCACAGCGGGGTACATCTAACCTCATCGTTGTAAACCGCTTACCAGAATGCCCTGCAATGAATAGAATAGGAACAGTTTAAGCAAAAAGAAGACGACAGGAAATAGATAAGAGTGGCGAAGCCTGTTGCTACGAAATTAGGTTAGCCGGTGAGCTGAAGCAAAATATCTTCTCTACAAGCGTGCAATTAATTTCTCATTTGTATCACGCTATCGCAAAACgaatttaaaatgaaccaaaGATAAGCTGAAAGTGAAatgtaaatgaaaaaaaaatcaactttacaattttatttccaatcataagtaataaaaatagaagttatttttttaatttactttacatttttaagacaggttgttattaaagaaatgtaaaatgtttttgaaatgtATTTCTACCTCTAAAAATCTCTTTCACTGGTTTGGTTTAGCGTACACGTAAGCAATATGCGAGCGACGAATGCCAGCTACGAGAATATTTTGCTACTTACGTTACATTCGTCTTCATCCCACCGGAAACGGCAATTGTATTCTCCGTTGCATTTTAACGTTTCAGAGATACAAGTGGCATCATCACAGTTGAATTCGTCAGGGCGACAGTCGGCGTCTACACGtagaaagaaaattaaaaagtgtgagataaatttctttttagattGTGTTTCAcaacgatttatttatttctttgtcGTTATATTTGATACCCGAAAATATAGGTATATATTTTCGGAATTGACTATATGAACCTATGAAATATGGGTGATGGTAAATATCGGCCTTGATACATACACCGGTACCGGCTAATGCAGGATAATAATTTACCGCGCCGCAGGACTAGTTCCCAAGCTCTTGTATCCTACGAGCGTCTCGGTTTTGATTTGTGCCTAGTTTCTGCTTCGAGGCAATCCAACTGGGTCGACATCGTAATACCGTAGTAAAGTACAACTGATTATCCGATAGGTTATCTAATATATTGTGTTTCAAGACATTAAACTGGTATTACGAATAGATAAACTaactaatttatatttaactatTTGAGCAAATACAATGAAAACTACACTTAATGGAGTTACATAAAAGGATGGAAACTTACTCTTCTCGTTTTCCCTAAAGGCAGTAAACAACGCCTCAAAATTGGAACCTTCACTGGCCTCCGGACTAGCAAAGAACCGAATGTACATGACTCTGCCCTTTGAGTTGACGGTGTCTGCAATAGATCCGCAAAAGTGTTTTTCCCTCGAGGGTATGTCGGTACTGCTTGAAAACACGTCGACAAAGTTGGCCTCACAGTCGTTGGGCCGATCAAGTTTGAACTTCTTGAATGACAACTGCACCTGCGCAAACACCAAAGAACATCGTTCACCAATTCGCATAAATTTCAGCATTGTCACGTTTACCTTCCATCCCTCGTCGGCCGTAATCTCCCAAATACAGTCGATCGGCATCTTGTTGATCTTGTTGAACAACAACGTTTCATTGTCGATGTTGCTCTTGTTTAATCTACCCTGATGTTCGCCACTTATCGAAATGTTACACGGCCGTATTTCGGGAGTTTTTGctatcaaaaaaaatactatctttataaaatatcatcaTTTATTAACTAAACGATACCTTATTCATGTTATTATCATGCATAAACCCGGCGTctgtaataattttagttatCGATGGTCAATGGCCTTTAAGGGAGCCAAATTGCAACAAAAGTTTTACGATGTCGGGCGTTAGATCGAAGTTTAACGATTACTCTTAGCTCGTTTTCTCTGGACTACGTGCTGTTAAAAAACTCTCGTGTTCAGAGGAAACGACCTTCAAAtgatactttattattattgtctCGGTAATGATGGGTAATGCAAAAAGTTATGACCTGAAGAAAATTACTTTCTTGAGAAATGTGTATAGAGAAATTAttctcaaattattattatacagtatgtccccggatcgagttacaaagaggaaaaaaattgttgttactgagttttcaaatttatctcagcataaataatgcgtaaatcgcatgaattttatactctaactataaaagttaattaattattccaatttttatgtaaaaattggacttttttctaaattgaaaatttttcaagttcaatttatgatatgttaccatagaaaccataaaagttacaacttatgttgGTGAGATTAAGTCTTTTCATGCGATGTTAACCGTGaaagagagaatttatttagtactgtCCTATGGTACTAGTGAACCATGTTTTCGtgtagttatacaaaaattcgAGTAAAAATATCCGGACACAAAAATATCTTATGTTGGTGCTCGCaaacttatgaaaaaatttttggaaacgggttctgtattaataataataataataatttattcgtGGTTGCGGGACTAATGCTTTGATAGTAGCGAAAGGAAGTTTTAGGAAAACCAATgtcttcaacaacaaaattttatttacaacaataATAGCAATAATGTAAGTGCGGACGCGAAAAGGTTAACTGCTGACTGATCTGCCGATGGTAACTGATAACTGATGGTAACTGAACTCTCCGGGCCGATCCTGGTTCCTTTTATCCCCGAGTCCAGTAACATCCCCGGTGAAAGTTCTCTTCAAGTCCTTGTCTGGACCAAAAGGATCTGCTGTCCAGATGTACGGAGAGAGTTCTTCTGAATAGTTTCGAACGCTTTTTGGCGTCCAGATGTTCGCCACGGAGAGCGTCCAGTAACATCTCCGGTGAAAGCTTTCCGGGAACCCTTTGCCTGGACCAAAAGGGTGTCCTGCCCAGATGACCGGAGAGAGATTTTTTTGAACGGTTTAGAAAGTTCTCTGGCGTCCAGATGTTCGCCACAGTGGTTTTCATACATTAAGTATTTTCACATGTCATAAAAacctccaggtgaccctagataccatttgcgcttggtgtaagggagagaacctctcaataaacccgcaaaaggcaattgttgtgcccttcaccaggaagcgaaagttggatggactaatccgcccaactatccaaggtgaagaaattcctttctcaaaggaagtcaaatatctaggagtaatcctagacaaaaccctgccatggaatggacatttgcagggagttttgcacaaagctagactatccttgtggacttgtcgccgtctttgtggaaaaaattggggtcttacccctgaaagactgtactggctctatgtgactgtggttagacctatgatcacatacggagcagcagcctggtataggaaagtccgacagacttcagttatcagtaaactttcacgaattcaacgagtagctggattggcaatctctggtgcgataggcacaacgccaactctagcaatggaggttctgcttggcctatctcctctgcatttgcatatagagaaagtggctagaacaaccatttacagatttaatcaagatgctcaaaactgttccgacatatcctaccaatgggctgcggaagaaattataagcactgatactgtgctatgaATGTAGTCAGATTTGGTgggatcactatcagtgattaatgctcgataccagattgtactgcctgagcggcagtcctggatcgaaaatgaaaattctctggttcgggcagacatttgcttgtacacagatggatcaaaaacgcctgaaggggtaggagcaggagtatactaccagacacctcgaattaagcaagcctacagcctgggtacgtattgtactgtattccagacggaagtatttgctattgacatgggtgctaaaatccttcttgaaagaggggtaaAGAACATGACaatacgaattttctcagacagtcaagccgctctccaggcgctgcaagccatgaaaacggtgtcggctctggttaatgattgtaagagaacattaaacacactgagttgtgataacagagtctctctgatctgggtcccgggttaCTCTGgagttgctggcaatgaagcggcagataagctagcacgagatggcagcgctgcagcgtttgtggggccggaaccagcagttggtgtatcatttgcgatggccaaatataggattggactgtgggctgaagagagacttcgcctactgtggaccagttctcctggaatgagacatgctaaggtttttattaacatcgccactgtcaaacccgggaatattttaggacttgcccgtagtagcataaaagttctaatgggtgtttttactgggcactgccgattaaaagcacacctcaacttgttggatttagccgacgatgttgaatgccgactatgtgcggaggaagcagagacggttgagcatgttttatgccactgccctgccgttaaccgtatcagatgctcgatttttgggtcgcagtttatctcctcaaaagatctgaatgacctttcgccgagcaaggtattaatgttcgttaagagcattggactgcacggtgaaatttgataacgatatctatcggggtacaatagattcttagggtcgcggtg
This genomic stretch from Onthophagus taurus isolate NC chromosome 7, IU_Otau_3.0, whole genome shotgun sequence harbors:
- the LOC111422118 gene encoding uncharacterized protein isoform X1: MMYVFWWIGEMFRNRAAYQLTFAITVDLIWRHSVVGHLGITGDINRTTTPINTIINNSSTSSPSVAPMTSFLLDEPQRDMEDTSDACFDFKYGDMEKQTFTSPGYPERYPSNIECFRVLEAPSGQVIHLDFREQFNLEGDQCKNDFLEIHDGAHGFNKPIGGPYCGTQFPPMIFSSDRHLWLHFKSDDTVEHSGFKAVYQFVNRSEDAKTPEIRPCNISISGEHQGRLNKSNIDNETLLFNKINKMPIDCIWEITADEGWKVQLSFKKFKLDRPNDCEANFVDVFSSSTDIPSREKHFCGSIADTVNSKGRVMYIRFFASPEASEGSNFEALFTAFRENEKNADCRPDEFNCDDATCISETLKCNGEYNCRFRWDEDECNKRDNFPVGENHIIIIMVIFSLILSGMCFTFLFNCVKKLIRDHRTIQEYLRQSREHQLNELGKQEQIEKKIAKLGRSRSNSTQSSDSQRYPTANAMVNTPCYVPGELLPIIIRNERNGGSGAVNGEAYQTTAATQFDEDDHQQQQQQPEMCDSACQTRESLFHPYGSEHSTPNHSVASANSKPSPPAPFSTFGYKKEGKYRAEAKIEIEKSRSEEKRRPYSVQTTKSAPDVIVTH
- the LOC111422118 gene encoding neuropilin and tolloid-like protein 2 isoform X3, with translation MTSFLLDEPQRDMEDTSDACFDFKYGDMEKQTFTSPGYPERYPSNIECFRVLEAPSGQVIHLDFREQFNLEGDQCKNDFLEIHDGAHGFNKPIGGPYCGTQFPPMIFSSDRHLWLHFKSDDTVEHSGFKAVYQFVNRSEDAKTPEIRPCNISISGEHQGRLNKSNIDNETLLFNKINKMPIDCIWEITADEGWKVQLSFKKFKLDRPNDCEANFVDVFSSSTDIPSREKHFCGSIADTVNSKGRVMYIRFFASPEASEGSNFEALFTAFRENEKNADCRPDEFNCDDATCISETLKCNGEYNCRFRWDEDECNKRDNFPVGENHIIIIMVIFSLILSGMCFTFLFNCVKKLIRDHRTIQEYLRQSREHQLNELGKQEQIEKKIAKLGRSRSNSTQSSDSQRYPTANAMVNTPCYVPGELLPIIIRNERNGGSGAVNGEAYQTTAATQFDEDDHQQQQQQPEMCDSACQTRESLFHPYGSEHSTPNHSVASANSKPSPPAPFSTFGYKKEGKYRAEAKIEIEKSRSEEKRRPYSVQTTKSAPDVIVTH
- the LOC111422118 gene encoding uncharacterized protein isoform X2; amino-acid sequence: MISKRCAALLLSFAITVDLIWRHSVVGHLGITGDINRTTTPINTIINNSSTSSPSVAPMTSFLLDEPQRDMEDTSDACFDFKYGDMEKQTFTSPGYPERYPSNIECFRVLEAPSGQVIHLDFREQFNLEGDQCKNDFLEIHDGAHGFNKPIGGPYCGTQFPPMIFSSDRHLWLHFKSDDTVEHSGFKAVYQFVNRSEDAKTPEIRPCNISISGEHQGRLNKSNIDNETLLFNKINKMPIDCIWEITADEGWKVQLSFKKFKLDRPNDCEANFVDVFSSSTDIPSREKHFCGSIADTVNSKGRVMYIRFFASPEASEGSNFEALFTAFRENEKNADCRPDEFNCDDATCISETLKCNGEYNCRFRWDEDECNKRDNFPVGENHIIIIMVIFSLILSGMCFTFLFNCVKKLIRDHRTIQEYLRQSREHQLNELGKQEQIEKKIAKLGRSRSNSTQSSDSQRYPTANAMVNTPCYVPGELLPIIIRNERNGGSGAVNGEAYQTTAATQFDEDDHQQQQQQPEMCDSACQTRESLFHPYGSEHSTPNHSVASANSKPSPPAPFSTFGYKKEGKYRAEAKIEIEKSRSEEKRRPYSVQTTKSAPDVIVTH